The segment CTTGGGTAATTTAAAATCAATAAAAACAGTCAGAGTCCAAAGACCAGGTGAGAGAGACTTTGGGATCCTGAAAGAGATGTCAGACAGATTATTGGACTACCCTGAGCTATCTTTAACAGCATCCTTGAAACAGTGAGGTATCAATAGACtggagagaaacaaacaaaataacagctgtaggaagaaaattatggAGAGCTATGAATTAAATTTGACCTCCAAAGCTGACAAGGTCCAAGAAATAATCAGTGATAagctcaaaaaaccccaacttctGAGAAACAAAAAACTTCTGGAAATGTAGTTTCCATGAAATGGGAACATAATAAAAGCTAATGCAACTTCCTCCTGTACACTCCTCATGGAATGGCATTCTTAAAGGCAGTATTCCAGTCAATAAATAGGATGAAATTGTTCAGATTTTAGAATGTTACATAATATAGAAAGACAGTAAATTAATATATACAAGGCAAGTTCTTATATGGATTAAAGGTGGCTAAGGAAAAGTCATGTCTGCAGTCATCAGTGATGCAGGATAACatgaaggatggatggatggatgacaGAAAATAAAGGCAACATTCCTTTCCAAGAATCAGAAAACACCGTGGATTTTTTAATAGGTCTTGTTCATATTTTGCACTCCCATCTCTCTCCCAAACCTTTTCCTGTTATGCAACAGCTTATCCTACTCATATCCTGAACTTGCAGCCTTTTGCAGCTtcatttaaatggaaaatacGATGATCAAATTGCTCTCTGAACCTGTATTCTCATGTTCGGTCCTGGCTGAACTTAACTCACAGGGCTACACTGGTATTGGCTGGCCAGTGTGCAATCTTTGGGGTGTCTTGGAAGTCACACACAGATGAGACTTGTCAGCTTCTGCTAATGGGATAAACATAGATAAACTCCAGCTGCTTGGTCAGACAGCGAAGGATAGTGATGAGAAGCACAGTGTTACAGAGAACCTTGATTTTCTGATAAACCCCAGCAACCTGTATAAATGACTGTCTTCTCAGGCACTGTCTGTCTCAAGACACTCTGGCCCATTTCCATTCTACTTTTATTTATGTTTCTTCTGCAACTTAGTATGGAGAAATGGTGAGAAAGAATAATAGTTTTCAAATATCTGCAAAGAGAAGACAACCACAAGGCCACTCCAGATAGAAGAGGATGCAAATTGCAACCAAGAGAATCAGGCAAAACATGAGGGAAGACTTTTAACTTAAAAACAGGTGATGCATTGAAGCAGATTGCTTTCAGGGACTACAGGATCTTATATTGAACATTTTTATAAATAGCTTTCCATTAACAGGTTAATTAAATACATGTCAAAAGGAATCCCATCCTGGGGCAAAAGAAGGGACGTATGACCCCAAGTCAGTACTTATCTTTATCCCTTATGgctattttaaaaaatcactgCAAATTTCCAGGCTGTTAAACAGCTGCTATGCTTCACTCTGGCCATGTCTGATTTTCAGTTGTCTGTGAGCTTGCTGCTGTTTAAATGCACATTGTTAAGGCCTCCAAGCTTTTCCAGGCTACCAAGGAATGTCCTACAGAAGCAATTACAATATCTGTCTTGTGCCATCATACACTTCTTACAttgatacagaattaaccaggttggaaaagacctcagagatcatcaagtccaacctatcacccaacaccatctaatcaactaaaccatggcaataaatgcagtctctttttaaacacttccagtgatggtgactccaccacctccctgggcaacccattccaatggccaatcactctttctgcaaagaatttcttcctaatatccagccaaaacctcccctggagaagcttgagactgtgtcctcttgttctggtgctagttgtctgggaggagagaccaacccccacctggctacaacctcccttcaggtagttgtagacagcaataaagtctcccctgagcctcctcttctccaggctaagcaaccccagctccctcagcctctcctcacagggcttgtgctccaaacccctcaccagccttgttgcccttctctggagacatgcgagcaactcaacatctttcttaaacttcTGACTCTTCATTTCCATTTCCCTCTTCTGTAATTCTGCCCAGGGTAATGCTGAGTTGAGCAGTAGCTGGGAATAAAAAAGTATTAGAATGTTGTCTCTGAAGAGGTATGTAGCAGGGCTTCAGAGAATCAAGGTCTCTGCTGGCACATTTGAATACTGCCCAGGCTTTCAGAGCACAACATGGTGAGCAATGTCATATTCAGATTGAGCAGCAGGGCCTTCATGATGGAATAAAATGTCACATTATCTCCCTCATGACACAAGCAAAGACTTTCCTGGAAtttaggaggaggaggaagattttTTTAAGAGCACAATGAAAATTATTACTGAACTTGATTCTCCTTCTTTGGCAACAACCTGTTAAACAACCTTTCTGTAAGTCCCAGACTTCATAGtcagccttgctgcaggatAAAAAGACACACCTCAAAGGCTGCTGTTGGAGCTTTGTAGTAGCAGGTCAAAATGTTGCTcattttgtggtggtgttgttttttaaaaaaaagtaatcttATTGGTGACTACAGTTAAAGCAAAGGAAAGAACATTCATACTTTACCTGAAGCATCAGGATGATAGAGGCTGGGAGCACTCGTAATTTCTCCCTGCTGATGGAGACAGCTACCTGAGGATCTTTGACTTGCGATGAGAATCCTGCTCTTTGCAGATGGCAGCCTGGACACAGCCCCCAGTCCTAACTGTGGCTTCAGTATCATGGCAGATCGATAGAAACTTGGTGGGACCTCGTAGTGAGTATATGGTGGAGGGCAAAATTCATCTTTTGCAGGCCTTTCCCCGACCTACAGAAAAATCATTAACGCAGATATCAACACAGCCTTGACACACAGCTAAATCCAAACACATTGATCTCTTCCCCAAAAGACAATAGACTAAATGAAGATTTTCCATCAGTGAAAATTAAGTCAAGTCCTCAAAGGTGATATTATTTCCAGGGGTAGAAACACAAAGAGAGTCTGCAAGTGGAATTTTTATTACAAGTTATTTAAAACATTCCCATTGAGCTAAAATCTGGGGGGGAAGTCAGTCTTGTCTTAGTTAAAAACAAATCTGAAAGTAGCTTAAGTTCATTCTATCAAAGAAATGTTATTGTCAAACCGTTTCTGTGGGGATAAAAAACCACTTCTGCATGTACTGACTGCAAAATGGTCATTGTAATCTCTGTAGTTGATGAAGAGCCCTGCTGGTGGAGGTGGGCATGTTTCTATATGTAACAttttcagggagctgttgcATACTCCAAATCAGAGTTAAAAACCCCAGCTGCCCATTTTAATtggagaagaaggggggaaaaaggcaaattTGCAGATGTGATGCATTTATTGTTTATCAGAAATAGATGCTGATTTGCTAAGAACAGTGACAAACCTCAGTATTTTAATGGGTGTAGACTGTGAGGACAGCACAATGAGTGCCAAGCTGGAAGTATTTCCAGCAAACTGGCTGTAACTGGGAAATCTGCAGTTGGAGAATGACCTGGTTCCCCATTATCAGTCCTGGCATCTTTCTACACTCAAGCCAGGCTCTGATTTCCACCTCACTGCGCTGCTTTGTGACTCGGGACAAAGGTGCAGAGCAATGTCAGTGATTTTCATCTCTCTCATTTGCAAAGAAACTTCTTCTGTGTAGAGTCCAACTTTTTACCACTTTCTTATAAAATGCAAAACCATTGTAATGTGGAAAGGGCCCATGACTATTTTATTGTGCATCTCATTTAGGCCACggtggtggggaggaaggggggaagctTAAGAAATAGGAAATCTGAACTaaatttgtttaaaaattaaCCATACAGTGCCATAGGCTACCTAGGAGGAAATGTAACTGCCAATTAATTAACTCTGCTGTAAGTTATGATGCATATAATATGCCAAATCAATTTCTATTTAGCAATTATAAGCATTTAGAATATGCACTTCAACATTGGCTCTAAAAGCTTTGATCCTAACTGCTTCAAGAGCTTTAATCCTAATTTAGCAAATCTTTAATATGCTAAAAGAGACAAGCCTGACCTTATATCATTAAATATagaatctttgaggtcttcagACAGGAACTAGAAGGGCAGATGCAACAAACACTGAGCATTATATTTTTGctctgtattttttcctttgtttgcagTCCTATTTCCTGACATTAGAtcttcctgtttcccttttcattATATTCCTGTGACCTATTTCTAGAAGTTAGAATGCATTTTTTTACTGTATAGAAGATTCTCTAGGCTTGGACTGCAGAAGTTGCTTAGCTTAGTTTCAGCTTCTGGATATGAGATTGTTTTCCTGGATAAGATTCAGttaccttttctttccctgatgAATTTCAATCAGATGCCACTATATACTTCCTAGCATTTAATATTTATCTGGCAGTGAACATACCTATGCTGAGTACTTCAGTTTAAGGAACCAAGAAAATCTCTAAATATAGAAACCATGCATTTTTGATAAACTGGGTCAACTTAACAAACTTTCAGTCACctcactttttttctttattgacAGCACACTAGGGGAAACACAGAAGGGCAACCCACATgcacacaaaacccaccaaTCAATTAAACAATCAATCAATCACAAGCATAAAACATCTTTTCAAGATGAGAGAAGTGaggatttagaatagaatcatagaattatacaaccaataaggttggaagagacctcaaagatcatcaagtccaacctgtcacccaacacctcgtgactactaaaccatggcaccaagtgccacgtccagtcctcttttgaacccctccagggatggtgactccaccacctccctgggcagcacattccaatggctaacaactctctcagtgaagaactttctcctcaccttgagtctgaacttcccctgatgcagcttgagactgtgtcctcttgttctggtgctggttgcctaggagaagagaccaacccccacctggctacaacctcccttcaggtagttgtagagagcaatgaggtctcccctgagcctcttctccaggctaaacaaccccagctccctcagcttctccacgtagggcttgtgctcgaggcctctccccagcctcattgcccttctctggacacattcaatcATTTAGGTTTGataagacctttaagatcatcaagttgaaCTCTACCCAAAAATCTCTCCAGaaataaatctttttttttttttctttttttttttttttccaataaagACACAGGTTTGGGGGACAGAAACTTGCTATGGAGAgatgttaatttttttcttttccattaagTGCAGAATTCAACAGATCTCAATATAATTGTATGAAATCATTGATTACAAGGCAATTTTAAAGCTCTTCAGAGAGATATAGATTAATATGAGCCCTGTTAGCATCTTGTACTAGATTATTTTTGTACAAGAGACTTTTAAAGAAAAGATCTATTGCAGACTGTCAGCTAAAAAGAAGCTCAGCTCAGAGTTGAGCTTGTGTATGGCTGTCTGCTCATTCCTCCACCCACTTCCCACTTCCCTCACATTCCATTTAATAAATTTGTTAGAAAGAACTGGAAAGCCTGCACCATATACTTGGACCATACAGCAATTTTGATAGGCTGGGTaatcctgagcagagcaggcagcacagctagCATAGCAGATAAGGATGCCCAGCACTTCCTTCACCTTACTGGGTTTATAACACCATCAAACACTAAAGGCTCAAGCAAGAATTTTCTTGCCAAATGCCTGCTTCAGGCAGGGAACAGAGCTGGTGTCATCAGTTCAGGAAGTTCAGATAATGAGATTAGGGGGGGAAATTGCTGCTTTCACTATGTATAACACAACTTTTTTCCTTACAGGTCTTTCATTTCCACAGGCTTTTAGTCCATGCTTTCAGGAGCAGAAAGATGGCTGTGCTAAGGAATGAACCCAAGGATGTATTGAATGCATGAAGCCCAGACATggggaggcaggaaggagaagTGGTGATCAGCAGACCTCCTTGCAGATTCCCACCAGAATCAGGGCtcttggcagcagccacagagcagcgAATCATGTGAGCCATCAACTACTATCTGACATGGAGAATATCCATGTGGGCACATTCTCACCCTGCAGACCAGGCTGGTCTCAACCACGCTGGTCCCTGGAAATAGCTGCTGGGTGAGCACACACTGATAGAGGTGAACACTGAGCCGAGGAGTGTACTCCTGGTCCAGCAGTATGGACAATCTTGTGTGAGCCTTTAAGGCCATGCCTTCCCATGATTTAGTTCACTAGCATGGCTGCAGCCTTTGAGTCTCTCAATTTGCTCTGTTACTTCCCATGCAGGTAACTGGGAACACGAAGTGGGCACAAATTCCTGCTGATGCTGACTAGAAGAGGCTGAGTCCATGTCAAGATGAAGAGCCCATGTTGTgatgaagcaggcaggcagcagcaatcTGCCCCAAAAAGTGACTTCACTTTGAGTTTTGTTCCTTCTTGCTTTTGGACTAAGACAGGCATGAATGATCTACCTCCACACCATGCTGAAGATTCAAATAAAAGTGTTTGAGGAGCTGCCAGTGCCACAGGCAAGGCTGCCCATTTAAATGCAACTCATTTCTGATATGGACTCAGTCTCTAAGCACAGCTGGACTGCCTTCTTGCCTCAGTTGGAAGTTGTGTCTGAGCTGCTCAATACAAActtcagcacaggcagctcaaggtatcagggaatcatagaatcacagaattgttagggttggaaaggacctcaaggatcacctagggacACCTTAtgctagatcaggttcctcagagtcacatccagcctgaacttaaaaacctccaaggatggggtttccaccacctccctggacaacctgttccagtgtctcaccaccctcatggggaagaatttcttcctaacatccaatctgaatctactcacttctagttttggctccattccccctagtcctatcactacctgacaccctaaaaagtccctccccggctttcttgtaagcccccttcagatactggaaggccacaattaggtctcagagccttctcttctccatactgaacaaccccaactccctcagtctgtcctcataggagaggtgctccagccttctaatcatcctcgtggcccttctctgaacacattccagcacatccagatccttcctgtaataggggctccagaactggacacagtactccaggtggggtctcaccagagtggagtagaggggaagaatcacctcccttgaccctgcgggctatgcttctcttgttgcagcccaggatgtgattggctttctgggctgcaagtgcaaactggtagctcatgttgagcttttcaaccaccagcacccccaagtccttttcttcagggctgctctcaagccagtcactgcccagcctatattggtgcctggaattgccttgacccagatgcaggaccttgcacgtggtcttgttgaacctcatgaagctgTCAtgggcccatctctccagcttgtcaaggtccttctggatggcatgccttccctccagtgtgtctgctgcaccacacagtttggtgttgtcagcaaatttgctgagggtgcactcaatcccactgtacAGGGGCAGCCCTCAAGTCTTCCTCATAGAGCTCTCCAGTCCTAGCCTTTGAGTCTCTGAGACAGCACCTTCCTATTTTCTAGCTCATGTCATGGGGTATTTGTTCCTATCACTTAGCTAGCTGAAGGGTACTTAGAGATACAGATCTGATTGATGGCAGCTATTAACACTCTTGTCATAGCTATGTAAAGAGCTGTAAAATGCTATTCAAAACTCTCCAAAGCCTAAACTGGATATGTGAAATAGGGAAATCtggagtggtttttttttctcttacaaAGGGAGTAGCTATCttgctccagcatctccttgTCTCCAAAATCTCTGGTCTTCAGCACTGTCCCTTCACCAGGGTAATTTTCATCTATCTCAATCCATTCTAATAGATTTCTTTCAGACTGAGGATCAGTCATCTGCCATGAACCCGTACTGTGCACAGCTGCGCTTTTAAGCATCCATCCACTACTGGAtccatcattttcctttctcttgatTCATACAGGAGCCAAATCAATCCCCTCTGCACTCCTCCAGCTAACAGGAAAGTAATCACTTTTAGGGTGGCAGCCTAAGAAACCAAATGGCACCCTCTGCTATCACATCCTGACTCTTGAGGTAATGCAAACTTATGCCACAAACTGCAGCTTAATTAACTTTTTCTTCCCAGCCTCTCCACCAGACAATCCATCTTCTCTGAAGATGCTTGGGTTCAAATCTTCCCTCCTTGAAATACCCACCCAAAGGTGTATTTCTTGGATGAATGGGGGAAGATGCTAATCTAAAGCAAATCATACTGACAATTTGCCACAGCCCAAGTCCTTCTCATGTTAAGACTCTCAACAGTGTACAAAAATCAGTCCTTTGCTCCCAGATGACAGTGCAGACCCTGCCTGCCTGAACCCCGGCTGTATGGGCCATAGAGGTCTATGGTCTTCAGAGCACCATGTCACCCTTATAAACAGCCAAACAGTTGAACAGTCTGGGTTATTTTGGCTTTCATTTCCATTGACATACATTAAATGGTAACAACCTGGTAATTTTTCCTCACCTTACAAGTTGATTGTGAAGATAAACTAATAATGGCTGGCATAGACAAGTTTACAATGACTTTAATTTCCTGCTCTGTATGCAAAATATAAGCGACAGAGCCGAAAACTGAAATTAGAGGGGAAAGGGCAGAGAGCACTGCCTTTTCTGTGTTTGGGATGAGATGGTGCCCCACAAAAATCCATAATCACTTCAGTAGACTGCCTGTTAACATGCCATAAGGGTCTACCTAGACACACACATGATATCTTAATTTGGGTACTGGTCAGTTTTTGATTGTCAACACCATCACCAAATTTGTTATTTCAGTGCTGTTCCTTGGATAATTACTGCATGTAAAACGAGGCAGGTGTTAAAATAGCCTCACTAACCCCACAAGACACACAACTGTGAAAAACAGTCCAccttgttttttttaaacaaacaacaacaagaaggactggctcttttttttaaaaaaatgtgttaTCTTCAATGTTTATATAAAAAGTTTAGCTGTTGAGCTAACCCAGGGCCCAAGCAGTGGGCACATCACAAACCCAAGCATAGCTGCCCTTCTGTGCCCTTTCTTCGCCTTCCATGTAAGGGCAGCCGCCTTCTACTGTGCTCGCCTCCCAGCGGGTATTTTGGGGGAGCAAGACTCCTGCCCAACTTACCAAAGTGGAAATACAATGAGATACCAGGAGCCAGAATTGGGCAGAGATTTCTTATATGAGGGGCAGGTCAATTTAAAATATGGCATTGAAAGTCATTACTTTCCTGTATGGTATATATGACCTTACATGAGctttgagagtccctgagtTTCAGTACAGATAAACAGGAGGGAACTGCTTTAGAGTTTAGTGCTCATCTGTAAAAACATTTTAACTTTCCCATTAAGCAGGAAAAGTCTCTGTAGGCAAATTACATTCATTTCCCAAAGctcttcttcaggaaaaaaaaaaaaaaaaaaaggcaatttcatTTGTGAATAAATTCAAACTGTGTGTTTTGTCCTTTCTAAACATCCCTactgtggcagtttgaggctgtgcctttaagaaaggggcacactggctaaatgtttgtaaagtattttggtattctaaacgaatttcattggtaggattgtgggaggagggattggacccaggggagttgggaactttctctcagtcttccttccttcgctgtccctttcggctggatctgcttctgggcttcttgccaagagataagaactaactccctccctgtaacaggcctgtccgcttcttcccctgtcctgctaaccatcctcgtctcctcttctacctctttgggggagaaaggaggtagggggtgaaggggggcacagggggaagccccctctgtggggggtctggtttctggttgagtttatttgctgtatattcctgtatatactgtaaaacacctgtatttgttgtgttacatataatctgtttccttgtaaaatatactctcatttctccgactgggtttagccgtggtctctttctcagtgggggagggaaagcagagcctttcctttcaaaccaccacactctttttattggcgcccaacgtggggctcgaACCCActcctgtcgtagtttgggctgggtgccctctgctacaggggtgtttcctgtgtccagaagtccatcccagtgggtggactcaggaagttaggtatttctaccataatcccttgcaccactataaattttgcggtggggtctggcacttcctctttccttccctctccgagacttggtaactgggggagagatctcccggccatgggcctgattgggcccaaggccacagggggatgggcagtctcaggcctggccagctgagactagcccagcagagggagggggaagaaggagccctgggggttttggatgcaccctcaggtggggatgggatctttctttgtcactgcgctttgggttttctgtaacattcaccgctttctatttaaactttcatcacttttgcaatccgtttgtctgagtcgttatttctgcctgtggtggggaggggacctgccccaacccattacacctaTATATACTACTGGCAGATGACTGATTTGCTGGAAAACATTGGAGGAACACAATGATAACTTTCAGTTACAGACCAGATTTTGCAACAGGGTCACTGGCAGAAATGGTTAAGTAAGTTTATTTCTAGTGATTACACATTCCCTTGATTTAGGATTTATTTTATATCTGAGGTTTTAGAACTAACTTCTGGCAGCAACAAGCAAGCAAAGTATCCCCCAAAACAATGCTCTCAAAGTTGCCTTCTTACCTCCTGAAGAAACTTCTCACTCATCGGGCTGAAGTGATGGCCTGTGGGCCTAATTCCTGACACCACCAGCCCAGAACTGAAGAGCCTTGGCTTCTGGAGATCAGGTTTAAATTTGTCATATAAGATGCTGGTGGGCTTCGTCTCCGCTCCGTTGGACACCTTCTGCTCTGTAGAGATGGGCATGCCACATGCAGGGCTAGTgaagggcagccctgctggtgcAAATGAAGGGTCGAGCTGCTCTATTGAATGAGGGTTTCTTCTAATGTATGTGATGATTTTAGGTCTCACGGGTTTGGGCCTGGGTATGGCAGGTTTAATCTCAATGGTTTCTTCCAGCttttcactgcagtcactgtccATATCCGCCTTATCTTGGAGGGAGCCCTTGGAGTGGACCAGGATAGGTTTTGGGATGGCACTGCTGCAAGCAGTCTTGATAGGCACTTTAGGGGATATGTTTAACAACTGTGTACTGTCAGAGGGAGGTAGGACTGAGGAGGGTGACAGTTTGCTAACATGAACTGTACAAAGGTCCTTTAAATTACTGTTTGATAGTGTGGGTTGACTACTAACATCCAGCGTTGCCACTGGGCGCACGGGAGTCGGGGCACATAAAAAGGCATCAGGCTTTGCCGAAACATTACAGCTCTCTGGTGCTTCCTCTGGAGGATGTTTCAGTGCATTAGCTGTCTTTTCACTTGGAACTGGAAAGTGTGAGGTTTCTGCATCACTGTCATGGTTGTCAGATTGTTGGTGTGACACTGTCTCTGCACCGCTCTCTCCTTGCTGAtcagagagagcagaagcaggctcagcagcatcctcagcGCTTTCTTTGACTCGCATCAGTTTATTCTCATTACCTTTCAAGGGTTTGCTGTCAGGTAGATTCATGTTATGTGTAAGAGAGATCGGTTTACCAACTGTTTCAGCACATCCTGTGTCAACTTCATGTAAATGTTCATTTTTTCTAGGTGTCACTCTGCCACTGGATTTACTACCACAGAAGACTGGGAATACTCTTTCCACTTCTTTGTCAGCAAAATATTCCTCACCACCGTGGCTAGTTGCCCTGCTGTCACTGTCAGCGCTTtgtcccccttccccttcaatGGTGATGTTATCACTCAGCAATTTGTCATCAGGACACATTACCACCTGGCTTGACAATGTATCCTCCCCTTTACTGCAGGTGTCTTGAAAATGGGATGCTTGAAATTTTGATGTGTCAGACCCAGAGTCTTTCTGTTCCTGAACTGCTGTGTTTTCATCATTTTGACATTCTACCAGCATAACCCTCTCAATCTTTTGTTGACATGTATTTTTAGATTGTGGAGATGGTGCAGTCTTAAGCTccatttttttacttttatcaCCCTGACCTAATTGTGCTTCTGATTTACTAGCAATCTCGTTGGACTTAACAGGTATATGTTGAGAATGAGAAGTTTGCAGTGTGCTTTCAGTGTTAACATTTGGTACATTTTCTGGTTTACTTATTTTCTTGTTCCCTGAGGTAGATGGTTTGGAATAAAATACAACATTTTCCTCTGAGGTATTGCCAAGTGGATGAAACACCATCCCAAGTAAATGATCTGTGGATGTTTTCTCTGATTTCTCTGTGTTTCCTATCAAATGGTGTGACCTGTCGATGGAGTCCAATGATGCAGAAAGCAGACGTTTACACGGCACGCGGCCAGCACAGTCTTTTGAAAAGGCTTCAGACTGAGGAGACAGTTTACTTGGTCTTCCCAATGAAAGTCTTTTTATTCTCTCCATCTCCACAGTCCTGCATATTTTGCTCTTAGAAAAGTTCTGGGTGAAGTCACCGTCACCTTTAGAAATAACCTCCAGGTTGGCATCATTTGTGCTACTTTTTAAATTGGACAGACTTTGTCCTCGACTAATCCTGATATGTCTTGAAACATCCTTCGCTTCGCTGGTACCACAATCTCTCCCCATGTCCCTGCTTGTGGTGGAGGGCAGCTTACTTTCCTGTACACTGGTGTGACAGGTCCGAGAGTCTTTGAAGGTGAGAAGTTTATGGTGCTCCGTATTGAGTTGAGTAACTTTCTCTGACCCTCCAGAGTGTATATTGCCACTCTCATCTATTAGATTCCGTTTTTTAACATCTTCTTCAGTACTTCTAACTTTTGTCACAATTTGGTTGGCATTGGTATCCCCTACACTCACTATGCTTTCATTATTGTTTTTTATTTCACTGTTGTTGTCCTGAAGCTGGGCATAAAATGACTTGTTTGGGATTAACGGAGCACTCATTCTGAAGCTTCAGGTGACTGCCTTTCTGGCAGTCCTAATTAATGAGaaagctttccccccccccgcccccctatCAGTTTAACTAATATGCATGCTTCAGTTATACATTTAAGTTCTAAACCTGACAGTAGAAATTTTCTTGTCAGAAAGCTTGGAGTCTCTTGTCAGAG is part of the Dryobates pubescens isolate bDryPub1 chromosome 10, bDryPub1.pri, whole genome shotgun sequence genome and harbors:
- the MTUS2 gene encoding microtubule-associated tumor suppressor candidate 2 — its product is MSAPLIPNKSFYAQLQDNNSEIKNNNESIVSVGDTNANQIVTKVRSTEEDVKKRNLIDESGNIHSGGSEKVTQLNTEHHKLLTFKDSRTCHTSVQESKLPSTTSRDMGRDCGTSEAKDVSRHIRISRGQSLSNLKSSTNDANLEVISKGDGDFTQNFSKSKICRTVEMERIKRLSLGRPSKLSPQSEAFSKDCAGRVPCKRLLSASLDSIDRSHHLIGNTEKSEKTSTDHLLGMVFHPLGNTSEENVVFYSKPSTSGNKKISKPENVPNVNTESTLQTSHSQHIPVKSNEIASKSEAQLGQGDKSKKMELKTAPSPQSKNTCQQKIERVMLVECQNDENTAVQEQKDSGSDTSKFQASHFQDTCSKGEDTLSSQVVMCPDDKLLSDNITIEGEGGQSADSDSRATSHGGEEYFADKEVERVFPVFCGSKSSGRVTPRKNEHLHEVDTGCAETVGKPISLTHNMNLPDSKPLKGNENKLMRVKESAEDAAEPASALSDQQGESGAETVSHQQSDNHDSDAETSHFPVPSEKTANALKHPPEEAPESCNVSAKPDAFLCAPTPVRPVATLDVSSQPTLSNSNLKDLCTVHVSKLSPSSVLPPSDSTQLLNISPKVPIKTACSSAIPKPILVHSKGSLQDKADMDSDCSEKLEETIEIKPAIPRPKPVRPKIITYIRRNPHSIEQLDPSFAPAGLPFTSPACGMPISTEQKVSNGAETKPTSILYDKFKPDLQKPRLFSSGLVVSGIRPTGHHFSPMSEKFLQEVGERPAKDEFCPPPYTHYEVPPSFYRSAMILKPQLGLGAVSRLPSAKSRILIASQRSSGSCLHQQGEITSAPSLYHPDASGDLKKGSCPSAAKSNLPKPCQSGLRPPGYSRLPAAKLAAFGFVRSSSVSSVSSNQSNESAQSDQSRTTNRSSFGNEEQTAPKAAAPSKDVPKGSSKSMTQVSSSTATPRKSLLPAPKTATAPTGVKKEVQKDQDANRPAVSSPKRSAVTATKLHSPGHPKQRPTTPRNGFSPKPGESRDAEKQFIQRLKEKCDEQSRQLSNIQDELKRAIHGFDVFAVTTQHFFRQNENALVKIKELGFELAKMRDEVALNTARCEKQQIEKEELKRSFEEEVKQLCRQQQQDLQVMEQQLQEEYNNKKESLQEQHRLQLEQVKLQHQDQVEDITAIHETAMVQLENNHLVAITVLQDENDCKIQELTAAHKLEKAQLEEAFEKLRLSLQDQIDILTFQNQSLKAKAERFEEALKKNNEEQLKIARAPYQHLEKDLKSLKYVLEMKNNQIHKQEKMIMELEKQAEKNLKLEEKITKLQQQNEELRARIEKNTVITRQLSKENANLQEYVEKEMEEKKKLSKTNEELLWKLQEEDATSPVKLQSSPSTSFHRCPSRNSSPAKVRTLQH